The sequence ATGAAAAAGAATCTCTCTTTCGTTGAGGAGTTCTTTTTTAGTTCAGCATCAACTTTTTAAAGCGCAAAGATACTTTTTCATATAAACATCTTTATTTTTAGAATTATATTGCATAATAAAACGTGGATGTTCCAAAGGTATGATTGTACCAAAAAAATGATGCTCATCATTTATTTTCGATAAAAAATGAAAATTCTCGCCACTGCCAATGCAGTAGCAGACTGAAGTATCTATCCCAAAATCTATTTGACGGCGGATGGACTCTAGTATAAATGACTTCAGCGCGGTTTGAAGTTTCTTATTCTCATAATAGTTGCAATTAACTTCATTGCCTTTTGCATTCGTGCGTACAATACCAAGTGGACAGACAAAATTCATGTAAAAGTCAGTATAAAATTGCTCACAACTCCCGTATTCTGTCATAACATCATATAAAAAATCTGAGGAAGACTGGTTTATATAAAATTCATCAATAAAAATACCAGTTTCGTTTTGAAGGTGTTTCGCGTCTTCAAAAGGGACACCTGTCACAGCAGAACCTCTCCGCGCGGGAGAACTTCCAAGTATTATTCGGCGCGGTTTAGTATCATTATAATATTTCTGATAAAATGCCGTTGTTATTTTTTCCACTAGTTCGCTTTGATCTCCAGAATAGGGATTAACTGCGCGGTACCCCTCCGGCAAATCAAACGAACTATTCCTAAGCGCCTCATTAAACTGCAATATTCGTTTAGCAATAGTTGTATTTTCAGTCATGTAAATTAGCCCTCTCTTTATTTTTACTTCACAATCTGCCAAACATCCTCAAATAAATCCGTATACCCTGCTTGCTCCCACCTGCTTGCAAAATAAGGGTTATGAAAATAAGTGAACGCCGTAATAATCGCGTTTCCTTGGTTCGTTCGACCGCTCACTTCCTCGGCTTTTTGTGCTAAATGTGCTACGTGGTTTTTCACTAATTCTTCATTTTGTTCAATATAATCCGTATAAAGTAAAAACATTTTTCGGTCGGTTTTGTATCGTTTTTTCTTAGTATCGGCCAAGAGCCAAAGCCAGTCGTGAAGCGCATCATCCGGTGTTTTCCCTGCGTCCTTTGTCCAATCGAAAATCTCCCGCGAAGTTTCCTCTAACCACCGTAGCGCCAATTTTTGAAATAAATCCTCTTTGTTTCGATAATGCTTATAAAGCGCCGCATGTGTAACGTTCAAATTACCCGCAATATCATACAGCGTCGTTTTTTCCATGCCTTTTTCGTAAATGATTTTCTCTGCCATATTTAAAATAATTTCTTGTGATAGTCTCGCCATTTTAACCCCTCAATTCCACTCATTCTTTGCTTTTTATTATACAGGAAAACAGAAAAGTTACAAATCCTTGACAAAGTAACTAAAAGGAGTATACTTCCAACTATAAAGTTACTAAAATTAAAAAAAGTAACCATTTTGGATTTAAAGGAGCGAATAGATTATGACAAATAAACGTGTTGCATTTATTTTAGGGGGTTCTGGCGGTATTGGTAAGGCCGTCGCCCAAAAATTGGTCGAACAAAATTTTGCGGTTGCAGTTCATTATGCGGGTAATAAGGCTAAAGCCGAGACGCTTGTTGAAAACATTGTGAAGTCTGGTGGAGAAGCGATTAGTGTTGGCGGCGATGTTGCTGATGAGGCGCAGATGATTCATGCATTTGATTTCATTGAAAGCCAGTTTGGCGGAATTGATGTTGTCGTTAACACGGCAGGTATTATGAAATTAAGTCCGATTGCTACTTTGGATATGGATGAGTTTGACCTGATTCAGCGAACCAACGTCCGTGGAACTTTTGTTGTTTCCAAGCAAGCTGCCCTCAGAGTTCGAAATGGCGGTGCGATTATCCATTTTTCCACTTCGGTAACGCGAACAAGTTTTCCGACTTACGGGGCCTATGTTGCTAGTAAGGCCGGGGTTGAGTCGCTCACATTGATTCTGGCACGCGAGCTTCGTGGGAAAGATATAACCGTTAATGCAGTAGCACCCGGCCCGACCGCCACTCCACTATTTTTGACTGGAAAAGATGATAAAACAATCGACAACTTAGCAAAAGCCACACCTTTAGAACGCCTAGGACAACCTGAAGATATCGCAGAAACCGTAGCATTTTTAGCCGGACCTGCACGCTGGGTGAATGGTCAAGTCATTTTCACCAATGGTGGATTAGCTTAATTAAAAAAGGAGGAAAACACAGCTATCTGGTTCTCCTCCTTTTATTTTATTGGTCTTTTTTAATCGCTAAAACAATCAATCCCGATGCTAACAAAGTTAACGCCAAGAACAGAAAAGCCGATTGATAAGAATTAGTCGCATTTACCAAATCCCCTATAATCATCGGCGCGAAAAAGCCACCTAGTACACCGCCCGAGTTAATAGCCGCGTATTTCGTCGCAATACGGCTTTGCTGAAACAACTTGTGCGGCAACCCCATTAGTGTTGTAAAGGCCATGATTAGGAAAATATTACATAAACACAAACAAATAACCGATAGCGCTAATTGTTCAAACAAATACACCCCGTATACCGCAAACGCCCCAAGCACACAAAACGCGAAAATAATAATCGGCTCTTTCCCTTTGAAAAAACGACTGATGAAATAGCCACCGACAACTCCCGCAATTAAAATACAAAGCCCGGCTAAAGAACTAATATAACTCACTTCGCTAATAGAAATCCCTCGAACCTCATTCAAATAAGAAGCAAGCCAACTTGTTAAACCGTAATTCGCTGCATTAATAAAAAGCGCTGATAACAAAAGAATCCACAGCTGTTTGTCTTTTAAAAGTTCTGAGAAAGGTACTTTGATTTTTTCTTTTTGAGCATTTAGATCCATTTTCGGCGCTTTGGGTACGACGATTAAAATCAGCAATCCAATTAAAATCACCGCAATACCAATCCAGTAATATGTATTGCGCCAACCTACTGATAGCAACAGTTGTGCGATTAATAATGGGCCAATAAATGCCGCAAAGCCAGAGGAAGCAAGCATTGCGGACTGAGCAAAACCTCTTTTGTTTAACGGAATATGAAGTGAAATATAATTGCTGACAGACGGAGGATAACCTGCGTGTCCAAGCGCTCCAGATAAGAAACGAATAACAACCAAAAACAGCAAGGAATACCCAAAGCCAAAAATCACAAGAAATAGCCCAACAATAATAATTGATACCGCAAGAACTGGTCGTGCGCCAATTCGATTGTTTAAATACCCCATTGGAATTTGAAAAAGCGTATAACCGAGAAAGAACGCACTTAAAATCAGTCCCTTTTGACTTGGATCAAATCCTAAGTCTTGAGAAACAGTTACAAGTGAAATTCCAATAGTATATTTATCCACGTATACACTGGTGTAGCCTATAAATAGAACAAGTAATACAATTAATGAATGCCTTTCTCCTTTGACCTGATTCATTTGAATTCACTCCACTCTTCTATAGTCCCGCCAATTGCAAAAGAGCATAACCAGATTCTTTTTCTGACTATGCTCTTTTCAAA comes from Listeria monocytogenes and encodes:
- a CDS encoding SMUG2 DNA glycosylase family protein; translation: MTENTTIAKRILQFNEALRNSSFDLPEGYRAVNPYSGDQSELVEKITTAFYQKYYNDTKPRRIILGSSPARRGSAVTGVPFEDAKHLQNETGIFIDEFYINQSSSDFLYDVMTEYGSCEQFYTDFYMNFVCPLGIVRTNAKGNEVNCNYYENKKLQTALKSFILESIRRQIDFGIDTSVCYCIGSGENFHFLSKINDEHHFFGTIIPLEHPRFIMQYNSKNKDVYMKKYLCALKS
- a CDS encoding TetR/AcrR family transcriptional regulator, which gives rise to MARLSQEIILNMAEKIIYEKGMEKTTLYDIAGNLNVTHAALYKHYRNKEDLFQKLALRWLEETSREIFDWTKDAGKTPDDALHDWLWLLADTKKKRYKTDRKMFLLYTDYIEQNEELVKNHVAHLAQKAEEVSGRTNQGNAIITAFTYFHNPYFASRWEQAGYTDLFEDVWQIVK
- a CDS encoding SDR family oxidoreductase, which gives rise to MTNKRVAFILGGSGGIGKAVAQKLVEQNFAVAVHYAGNKAKAETLVENIVKSGGEAISVGGDVADEAQMIHAFDFIESQFGGIDVVVNTAGIMKLSPIATLDMDEFDLIQRTNVRGTFVVSKQAALRVRNGGAIIHFSTSVTRTSFPTYGAYVASKAGVESLTLILARELRGKDITVNAVAPGPTATPLFLTGKDDKTIDNLAKATPLERLGQPEDIAETVAFLAGPARWVNGQVIFTNGGLA
- a CDS encoding MFS transporter yields the protein MNQVKGERHSLIVLLVLFIGYTSVYVDKYTIGISLVTVSQDLGFDPSQKGLILSAFFLGYTLFQIPMGYLNNRIGARPVLAVSIIIVGLFLVIFGFGYSLLFLVVIRFLSGALGHAGYPPSVSNYISLHIPLNKRGFAQSAMLASSGFAAFIGPLLIAQLLLSVGWRNTYYWIGIAVILIGLLILIVVPKAPKMDLNAQKEKIKVPFSELLKDKQLWILLLSALFINAANYGLTSWLASYLNEVRGISISEVSYISSLAGLCILIAGVVGGYFISRFFKGKEPIIIFAFCVLGAFAVYGVYLFEQLALSVICLCLCNIFLIMAFTTLMGLPHKLFQQSRIATKYAAINSGGVLGGFFAPMIIGDLVNATNSYQSAFLFLALTLLASGLIVLAIKKDQ